The following proteins come from a genomic window of Rutidosis leptorrhynchoides isolate AG116_Rl617_1_P2 chromosome 10, CSIRO_AGI_Rlap_v1, whole genome shotgun sequence:
- the LOC139870807 gene encoding uncharacterized protein, which translates to MPLASSSPARLCIEDGSWRLATLPFSFGGLGVYSAGDVSHYAFLASRLQTAGLQTKLLRHAGNPSEVAAPILMKKLADVYFTKVTASAESTFSLSPRQSALWKSQQGVHTSAWLRAVPILGLGQTMNAKTYRCVLCYRLGVPLFSISTACSACSRVFTGDIFGDHAVSCAGMVGIKHRHNIVRDSLVDVCYRSGISARKEVDIGLSGGNDRALRPADVLLYSWDCGRDVCVDLTGSSPLTQSGLSDFVPGRAVVEAARRKRVKYESCCQAIGYGFIPFSFSSLGELEKEAVSLLKRVQKSSMAQDIGAGAAAHIFTRIGFAIARGVGAQIVSRLPTNFL; encoded by the exons ATGCCACTAGCTTcctcttctcctgctcgactttgtattgaggatggttcg tggcggcttgccaccttgccattttcttttggagggcttggtgtttattcggcGGGAGATGttagtcattatgcttttctggcttctcggttACAgactgctgggttgcagaccaagctcctacgtcatgcgg gtaatccgagtgaggtcgctgccccaatactcatgaagaaattggcagatgtttatttcacaaaggttaccgcttctgcagaatccactttttcgttatctccccgacaatcggccttatggaaatcacagcagggtgttcacacctctgcttggctaagggcagtccctattttggggttgggtcagacgatgaacgcaaagacttaccgatgtgtgttgtgctaccggttaggtgttccattgttctctatctcgacggcatgctctgcctgttcaagggtttttactggggatattttcggggatcacgcggtgtcttgtgctggtatggtgggtattaagcatcgacataatattgttcgggattcccttgttgatgtttgttatcgatctgggatttctgcgagaaaggaggttgacattgggttgtctggagggaacgacagggccctcagacctgcagatgtgttactttattcctgggattgtggtcgcgatgtctgtgttgacttgacagggtcttctcctttgacacagtctgggctttctgactttgtccctggacgtgctgtggttgaggcggctcgtcggaagcgggtcaagtacgaatcttgctgtcaggcgattggttatggtttcattcctttctcattttcttcccttggggaattagagaaggaggctgtttctttgcttaagcgggttcagaagagttcgatggcgcaagatattggtgccggtgctgctgctcatatttttactaggataggttttgctattgctagaggtgtgggggcccagattgtctctaggcttcccactaattttttgtaa